From the Desulfonatronum thiosulfatophilum genome, one window contains:
- a CDS encoding AI-2E family transporter, whose translation MSDQPKPTYPVIEHRTGVADQRWFRTDRVLLLGALSLLIWLIGDVLLLMFASVLLAVGLDGLAAGIAKRTPLKRGWALALVLVLLAGSLGLLGYLILPQFFAQVDDLWRTFMSFIERMQEKLSAAGWTETFLDLNEENGREQLAEISQKVAGHLATATTMGLSAIASLIILLAITIFAAADPELYRRGVLRLFPVHRRQRLGETFSAIAHALRWWFLGQIISMLLLGVSVSLGLMLIGIDLWLSLGVLTAFLTFIPFLGPIIATIPIVIIGFAEGAQTGLIVLVFYLIIQNIEGNFIVPMIQHRVVNLAPALLISVQVAMGVLFGVLGLILAAPLTVVAMIMVKMLYVEDVVEGDAQVIVPTSHQ comes from the coding sequence ATGTCTGACCAGCCCAAACCCACTTATCCAGTGATCGAACATCGGACTGGCGTTGCCGATCAGCGTTGGTTTCGAACCGATCGAGTACTTCTGCTCGGAGCCTTAAGCCTTCTGATCTGGTTGATCGGCGACGTCCTGCTGTTGATGTTCGCCAGTGTGCTGCTCGCGGTTGGCCTTGACGGTTTGGCTGCGGGCATCGCCAAGCGAACGCCCCTGAAGCGTGGCTGGGCGCTGGCTCTCGTTCTCGTTCTATTGGCCGGTTCTCTGGGACTCCTCGGCTACTTGATCTTGCCGCAGTTTTTTGCGCAGGTCGATGATCTCTGGCGAACCTTCATGTCCTTTATCGAACGAATGCAGGAAAAGTTGTCCGCAGCCGGCTGGACGGAAACATTTTTGGATTTGAACGAAGAGAACGGGCGGGAGCAGTTGGCGGAAATCTCCCAAAAGGTGGCCGGTCATCTCGCAACTGCCACAACAATGGGGTTGAGCGCCATTGCCAGCTTGATCATTTTGCTGGCGATCACAATTTTTGCTGCTGCCGATCCCGAGCTCTATCGGCGCGGCGTTCTGAGACTGTTCCCCGTCCATCGTCGTCAACGCCTGGGAGAGACTTTCTCGGCCATTGCACATGCCCTGCGCTGGTGGTTCCTGGGGCAAATCATCTCCATGCTGCTGCTGGGCGTCAGTGTTTCCCTCGGCCTGATGCTGATTGGTATCGATCTTTGGCTCAGCCTTGGCGTACTCACAGCGTTTTTGACCTTTATCCCGTTCCTGGGTCCGATCATTGCGACTATCCCAATTGTCATCATCGGATTCGCCGAGGGCGCGCAGACCGGTCTGATTGTCCTGGTGTTCTATCTGATCATCCAAAACATCGAGGGCAATTTCATCGTACCCATGATCCAGCATCGCGTCGTCAACCTGGCGCCGGCCTTGTTGATTTCGGTGCAGGTGGCCATGGGCGTTCTGTTTGGAGTGTTGGGATTGATCCTCGCGGCGCCGCTCACGGTTGTCGCCATGATCATGGTGAAAATGCTCTATGTCGAGGATGTGGTGGAAGGTGACGCGCAAGTCATTGTCCCGACGTCCCATCAATAA
- a CDS encoding sensory rhodopsin transducer, with protein sequence MDSTNLKTQEALSWVNFKGGRKMEEIGKKIWVIAEGFIPADDETKDYKFISHETACILNPNKEEAEIEITVYFADKDPIGPYKIRLAGERTNHLRFNDLSEPARLPRDTDFSSIFRSNIPIVVQHTRLDSRRTDIALLSTLAFGQ encoded by the coding sequence TTGGATTCCACAAACCTAAAAACTCAGGAAGCGTTATCCTGGGTAAACTTCAAAGGAGGTAGGAAAATGGAAGAAATCGGAAAAAAGATATGGGTCATTGCGGAAGGATTTATCCCCGCGGACGATGAAACGAAAGACTATAAGTTCATCAGCCATGAAACAGCGTGCATCTTGAATCCCAACAAAGAAGAGGCGGAAATTGAAATAACCGTCTATTTTGCCGACAAGGATCCCATCGGACCGTACAAGATCAGACTCGCGGGAGAGAGAACGAATCATCTGCGTTTCAATGATCTCAGTGAGCCGGCAAGGCTTCCGAGAGATACGGATTTTTCCAGCATCTTTCGCTCAAACATTCCCATCGTGGTCCAGCATACGCGATTGGACTCCAGAAGAACTGACATTGCCCTTCTTTCAACGCTGGCATTTGGTCAGTGA
- a CDS encoding hemerythrin domain-containing protein has translation MASNFYAVLKKDHDEQRELTKKFKQAENSSEWKKLFQEIKKDLKPHVKGEEASVFQRLKHSDDREIRLETLEKLQEHDVMERLLEEAQNSDQDSEEFWAKVKVMLEINEHHIDEEEEETFPTMKKQFSEDELDELLNSFNQEKEKVKKEIG, from the coding sequence ATGGCCAGCAATTTTTACGCAGTACTGAAAAAAGATCATGACGAGCAAAGAGAGTTGACCAAAAAGTTCAAGCAAGCCGAGAATTCTTCCGAATGGAAAAAGTTGTTCCAAGAAATCAAGAAAGATCTCAAACCCCATGTCAAAGGAGAAGAAGCTTCCGTTTTCCAACGTTTGAAGCACAGCGACGACAGAGAAATTCGTCTTGAAACGTTGGAAAAGCTGCAGGAACATGATGTAATGGAGCGTCTACTCGAAGAAGCCCAAAATTCTGATCAAGACAGCGAAGAATTCTGGGCAAAAGTGAAAGTTATGCTGGAGATCAATGAGCACCACATTGATGAGGAAGAAGAAGAAACCTTCCCCACTATGAAAAAGCAGTTTTCAGAAGATGAACTTGATGAACTTCTCAATAGCTTCAACCAAGAAAAGGAGAAGGTAAAAAAAGAAATCGGCTGA